DNA sequence from the Prochlorothrix hollandica PCC 9006 = CALU 1027 genome:
GATTGGCGACGGGGAGGCCGCGATCGCCCCGTCACCGGGGGGCGGGGGGACGTAGGGGCGGTGTGATCGTGACTGGGACCATAGAGGGGGTGAGGTTGATGGGGGCGGCGATCGCCAAATCCCCGCAGCACCATGGCGCGACCCATGGTTTGACCCATGATCTCCAGATCCTCCAGGTAGCGATAGGACAGTAGCATCATGTCCGCCAAGATCCGGGGCAACCCCAAGGCCCGCAAAGCCCGCACCGTCGTCAAAAATGGACTGGTGTACAGCAGGGTCAGCCCCAGGGTGACGATGGACAGGAACCGCCCCACAATCAGCAAGGCCGCGATACTCCCCTCTCGGTACAGCACCCAGGAACCCCACTGGACCCACACCGTCTCCCCGGAGACCCACGGCAACAGCAGCACCACCCCCGCGATAAAGAGTCCAGGATATCGGAGCCGTTGCAACCAAAACCCCAGGGATAGGCCCGATAGATAATAAAAAAGAGCGGTGACCGCCAACATGGGGGGAATCAGCCATAAGTCTGTCACCAGGGCAAAGGCAAAAATTAACGCCATTAGCCCCAGCACCTTATAGCGGGGATCCCAGTGGTGCAGGGGGGAGTTGAGGGACAGGTGGCGATCGAGGGTGAACGTCATGGATCACAGGGCGAAAAGGGCAAATAGTGTCACGGATCCAGTTAACCGATCCAGTTAACCGATCCAGTTAACCGGGTGCATGTCAGGGTTGGGGGGGTGCATCGTAGGGGCGAAGCATGGGCGGCAAAACTTGGGGCGATCACCCAGAGAATACCTGCGCCCATGCTTCGCCCGTACCCAAAATGGGGGCATTGACCTCCCCTGATTTCAATCCGATCCTGCCCCCCCAATGACGAGATGCGCCCCAGTTAACGAATCCAGGCAACCGATCCAGCGGCGGCAAAGGGCAATCCAGGGGTTACCGCCCCTCCCGGCACCACAGAGGGAAACGCCCTGGGGAGGGCTGGCCGT
Encoded proteins:
- the cbiQ gene encoding cobalt ECF transporter T component CbiQ, giving the protein MTFTLDRHLSLNSPLHHWDPRYKVLGLMALIFAFALVTDLWLIPPMLAVTALFYYLSGLSLGFWLQRLRYPGLFIAGVVLLLPWVSGETVWVQWGSWVLYREGSIAALLIVGRFLSIVTLGLTLLYTSPFLTTVRALRALGLPRILADMMLLSYRYLEDLEIMGQTMGRAMVLRGFGDRRPHQPHPLYGPSHDHTAPTSPRPPVTGRSRPPRRQSLGQRLGSWIQEVQQLAAVTGTLLIRSYEQSERVYQAMVLRGYGSGGADLARSPHQGLRSLAVPPGDLGELGKLEKLEKLGELGNPDPPAQTYDLSRLSLSIALARAQSLAPAPHPLGSWANRWGFLATLAVAVAFVIAEGL